TTGgggatataaaaaatatttataattggAGACAAGTTACTTTGCTCAATCTTTCCTATAAAATCATTCTCAAATCCCTTGCGCTTAAGTTGTGTCATCTTCTTCCTCAAATTTTATTACCTAATCAAGCTAGTTTTATCAAATCAAGATTTATTTTGGATAATATCATCACAATTTGCAAAGGTATGGAATGGACCCGATGATCCCACCAACAAGccattttcatcaaaattaaattttcgaAGGTATCTAACTACATGGAGTGAACTTTTATCCTCACAATACTCTAGGCATTAGGATTTGGTCCTCAATTTGTTCAATTAGTTTGTATGCTCTTTGTAGACGATTCAACTTATCTCACTATCAATGACCATGAATCTAAATTTGTTCAATTAGTTTGTATGCTCTTTGTAGATGATTCAACTTATCTCACTGTCAATGACCACGAAtctaatttttttctcttttttatgtCCATTTACCAAGAATGATGTTTAGCTCTAGCATTGCATGTACTTATTGTGAAGGTTTTGATTTTTCTTGGCTCCTTAGTTTCTCAAGGGTTGGTTAAATTTATTTGTTTGCCTAATTCTTTGCCCCAACGTTTTAGTGGTCATTTTATTGATGACTGTTTTCTCACTCTTCTAGGGGAGAGGACCTTgaagttgagcaccctaacttcatgcttctcaaaatcctatgtggaaatttcaaatcactctcaaatttttacaacttacttggcaagtccccttcttataactaaggttttagggtcacaccatcaaatatgatgccacatcaacatgctttttgccaaggtgtccaaaacaaacACCCAAAAATGTGAGACCAATGGTCATGCAAAAGGGTGACCCATAGTTGTAACGGTCTGATAGTCTTGGAATGGTTTGCCGAGTATTACAAGTCTGATCTTGTTGCCAAATTATTCACGGAATGCCTATGGAGATTATTCAAACCATATTTAGGCCTAGTATTATCTTGATGTTCATTGCTATACTATCATTTGTTTGGTTAGACCCCTGCTTTGGTGACTTGCGTCGAGAAATTTTAACCCCcaccccctaccattctataggctagcAAGTTGATTCCATCAAAATTGTAGGGGCCCCACACACAAAACAATGGGCGGAACCATGGCCCTAATCGCGGATCTCAAGATGCAGCGACAACACCTGTGATGCAAGGAATCATTGACTCACATCAAATCATTGCTGATGAAGCATCATGGTGTCTCCCCCGTAGGGTTGATTCTGATTTTGGTTCTTGTATCACAGATGTTGGTTCGAAAATAACCCCACTATTCATTTTCAGCCCCCTATCTATATAACTGGTACTATAGAATTACTCTCCTACTATCggatcacatgattggttgctttttacaactaaaggatacatttcattcaattatggacagtcatcatcaacaataacaactttaaagtcactactattggtgcaatgttataaaaaaaattgacattaaatcaacaactgtaggtattaaatcaacaactgttGTCACAACCATCGGAATGTGCTCAGGTATAGGTCTTTTCCCATAGAAGAGGAAAATAATGTTGAACAAAGTCTCCATTGCTTTGATTTTATTTATAAAGCGGCATGTACAACAATCTAATTTGAAAACACTCACGGTTATAGGAAATTCTTCTTGCCCCAGCCTCCCTAAATCAACTCTTTTGGTTTGTTATTTTTCTTGTTGGGTGACTTTTAAAACCTCATACTTGAAGCTAGAAAATattcttaaattttttatttggACCTCCTCAAAACAATTATCGAGGTTTTCATTGAGTGGCTTGTGAGTACTGTTGTATTCCTTGTGATTCAAGTGGGCTGAGCTTAATTTTCACGGCTCTATGTACAAATTGGATTATTCAGTCCTTTGATAGTTGTGAGGGTTAAAAATTCTGATGCAACATTGTATTTATTTTAGTCATCTTGTTGGGAGGCTAGCCTAATAGAGAATAAGAAATTGAACATGACTCCCTCTTTATAATAAAACAAATATTCAATTCGAAGAAAGTTTTGTGAAGAAAAGTATTTGACAAGCTTGGAAAGCTATGAAGCCTTTGGATTATCTAGGACACTATTTTTTCAGATGGTCCCTATTATACAATGTCAAAATCATTCTCTTGATAAGAACCCTTGGATCCTGGTTTTAATCATTTGCTTACATATTTCACTCCTCAATCAAATTCGAGGATATGGGcgcacacaccaaaaaaaaaaaacttctcatAATTCAAAtaaagccaaaaataaataaacgTAATGTGTTTAAGGAATACAGCTCAACATGAGACAGGCTGATAATTGATACCCACCATATGAACTAGTTCAAATGGTCTTGACTCGTATGCTTTTGTTATGGGCAGCGAACCTCAACTAGTCCAGAAAATTCATTTTCTTCAGTAGACTTACAATCAAATCAGAAACTGTTCTCGTCCCATTTCAGCCCTTGAACTCCGATAATGTTCAGAGTATGAGCTGCTTGTATGCATGTTCACATCTAATGCCTTCATGACGTGGTCACAGAACATGTATTAGAATAGCTCACTGCCTGCCAAAACAGGAAGACCCTGTAATTGCTTCTCCACTAGCAGTAGCATCACCAATAATCCCCACAAGAACAGATCCCGTCCTTAAAGTGATGGAACCGATTGCTGTCCCTCAAAACGATTTCTCGCTCAACAATCTTGCACATAAACTTGATGGCAGTATGGCAATCACCACATACACgaaggtttttcattattttaaggGGAGTACCAGCAGAGGTGTTTATGAGCCCAAATGCAATTGCTAGCTTTTCACTGTGATAGGTAAGATAGTGTTCCTTTTTATCCATCTCAACTTTATGAAGCACATAGTTTGTATCAGGCATGTACCCTGccttcttcatttcttctgtcaATTTTGCCAACTCTGCATAGATTTCCTCCATCTGTGGGTTCGCGGGGTCGCCAACCATAAAGTAATGTACTTTCTTTTTCACTTCAATCCAGCTGTATCCTGCCTCCTTTCTAACCCCACTATCTCTCATCAGTTTCCTCACTTTTGCCACTTCATCCCATTTGCCTACTGCAGCATAGATATTGGACAGTATCACGTATGATACATGGTCTTCTGGATCCATTTCAAATATATGCTTTGCAACTCGGGCTGCAAGCTCTGAGTTGTGATGGACGGCACATGCACCAAGCAAGGCCCGCCATACAACTATATCAGGAGAAAATGGCATTTCCTTGATTAGAAGCTCTGCATCCATCAGTCGCCCTGCCCGGCCAAGTAGGCCAACCATGCAAGTATAGTGATCCATTCTTGGTATGATTCCATGATCTCGATTCATAGAATTAAAATATTCATAGCCTCTATCAACTAAACCAACATGTGCACATGCAGAGAGAACGCCAATAAAGGTAACATAATCTGGCTTTACACCTGCATTTTGCATTTGATCAAACAATTCAAACGCCTTCATGACATGCCCATGGTTAGCACAAGCCACAATTATTGAATTCCATGAGACCAAATTACGCTCAGGCAAATCCTCAAAAACCAAGCATGAATCCTCTATGCTGCCACATTTGGCATACATGTCTACAAGGGCACTCCCCACAAAAACATTTGATTCTAATCCTGCATAAATCGCTTGAACATGGATCTGCTTAGCTTGTTCCGGAGCTGCCAAATCCGAACAAGCTCGAAGAACACTAGACAAAGCAAAGGGATTCATCCTCATGCCTTCTCTTTTCATCAGACAAATGAGCCCCAGAGCCTCTTCAGCCGGCCCATTCTGGGCGTATGCACCAATCATGCCACTCCATGATACCTCGTCCCTttcaggcattctgtcaaacaaaaTGCGTGCATCCTTAGTATTTCCACATTTGGCGTACATGTCAACCAGTGCACTTGCAGTAAACACCTCGCCTTCCAATCCCAATTTTACAGCATGGGCATGAATCTGGTACCCTTCAGCAGCAGCTGCCACACCTGAACACGCTTTGAGAGCG
The nucleotide sequence above comes from Cryptomeria japonica chromosome 11, Sugi_1.0, whole genome shotgun sequence. Encoded proteins:
- the LOC131068562 gene encoding pentatricopeptide repeat-containing protein At4g02750 isoform X2 — encoded protein: MPGLAQHGQCEEALKLFYQMQQRGPMPNQFTFGSALKACSGVAAAAEGYQIHAHAVKLGLEGEVFTASALVDMYAKCGNTKDARILFDRMPERDEVSWSGMIGAYAQNGPAEEALGLICLMKREGMRMNPFALSSVLRACSDLAAPEQAKQIHVQAIYAGLESNVFVGSALVDMYAKCGSIEDSCLVFEDLPERNLVSWNSIIVACANHGHVMKAFELFDQMQNAGVKPDYVTFIGVLSACAHVGLVDRGYEYFNSMNRDHGIIPRMDHYTCMVGLLGRAGRLMDAELLIKEMPFSPDIVVWRALLGACAVHHNSELAARVAKHIFEMDPEDHVSYVILSNIYAAVGKWDEVAKVRKLMRDSGVRKEAGYSWIEVKKKVHYFMVGDPANPQMEEIYAELAKLTEEMKKAGYMPDTNYVLHKVEMDKKEHYLTYHSEKLAIAFGLINTSAGTPLKIMKNLRVCGDCHTAIKFMCKIVEREIVLRDSNRFHHFKDGICSCGDYW
- the LOC131068562 gene encoding pentatricopeptide repeat-containing protein At4g02750 isoform X1; this encodes MPVIAGLAQHGQCEEALKLFYQMQQRGPMPNQFTFGSALKACSGVAAAAEGYQIHAHAVKLGLEGEVFTASALVDMYAKCGNTKDARILFDRMPERDEVSWSGMIGAYAQNGPAEEALGLICLMKREGMRMNPFALSSVLRACSDLAAPEQAKQIHVQAIYAGLESNVFVGSALVDMYAKCGSIEDSCLVFEDLPERNLVSWNSIIVACANHGHVMKAFELFDQMQNAGVKPDYVTFIGVLSACAHVGLVDRGYEYFNSMNRDHGIIPRMDHYTCMVGLLGRAGRLMDAELLIKEMPFSPDIVVWRALLGACAVHHNSELAARVAKHIFEMDPEDHVSYVILSNIYAAVGKWDEVAKVRKLMRDSGVRKEAGYSWIEVKKKVHYFMVGDPANPQMEEIYAELAKLTEEMKKAGYMPDTNYVLHKVEMDKKEHYLTYHSEKLAIAFGLINTSAGTPLKIMKNLRVCGDCHTAIKFMCKIVEREIVLRDSNRFHHFKDGICSCGDYW